Proteins encoded by one window of Branchiostoma floridae strain S238N-H82 chromosome 6, Bfl_VNyyK, whole genome shotgun sequence:
- the LOC118417648 gene encoding aspartate aminotransferase, mitochondrial-like, which yields MSFLTQSALKTSLACSNTLWQPCGRAVRMLPPSHYRANSSWWGQVEMGPPDAILGVTEAFKKDSNPNKMNLGVGAYRDDSGKPFVLQCVRKAEQLIADAALDKEYSPIVGNAEFCKASAKLAFGDNSSVINEGLISTVQALSGTGALRVGAAFLDKFHGSKEVYLPKPSWGNHTPIFKHAGMNVNAYRYYDTQTYGLDEAGCFEDISNIPEGSVIVLHACAHNPTGVDPKPEQWKEMSKIIKERKLLPFIDMAYQGFASGDVDRDSFAVRHFVEEGHNLVLSQSYSKNMGLYGERVGALTFVCSTPDEAKRVESQVKIVIRPMYSNPPINGARLAATILTNAELRQQWLVEVKEMADRIITMREQLVANLRKEGSTHNWQHITDQIGMFCFTGLKQQQVEKLTKDFSVFLTKDGRISIAGVSSKNVAYLGHAIHEVTK from the exons ATGTCGTTTCTGACGCAAAGTGCCTTGAAGACATCGTTGGCGTGCTCCAACACGCTGTGGCAGCCATGTGGGCGGGCGGTGCGaatgctgcccccctcccactaccGTGCGAACAG ttcCTGGTGGGGACAAGTTGAGATGGGCCCTCCTGATGCCATCCTGGGGGTCACCGAGGCCTTCAAGAAGGACAGCAACCCCAACAAGATGAACCTGGGGGTGGGGGCATATAGGGATGACAGTGGCAAACCCTTTGTACTACAGTGTGTCCGAAAG GCAGAACAGCTGATTGCCGACGCTGCCCTGGATAAGGAGTACTCACCTATAGTTGGCAATGCTGAGTTCTGTAAGGCCTCAGCAAAGTTGGCATTTGGGGACAACAGCAGTGTCATCAACGAAGGCCTG ATCAGTACTGTCCAGGCCCTGTCTGGGACTGGTGCACTGAGAGTTGGGGCTGCTTTCCTG GACAAGTTCCATGGCAGTAAGGAGGTGTACTTACCTAAACCATCATGGGGAAACCACACTCCAATTTTCAA ACATGCTGGAATGAATGTGAATGCTTACCGGTACTATGATACACAGACATATGGACTGGATGAAGCTGGCTGTTTTGAAGACATCAGT AATATCCCCGAGGGGTCAGTCATCGTGCTGCATGCCTGTGCCCACAACCCTACTGGTGTGGACCCCAAG CCAGAGCAGTGGAAAGAGATGTCCAAAATTATAAAG GAGAGGAAACTGCTGCCATTTATTGACATGGCCTACCAAGGGTTTGCCAGTGGTGACGTGGATAGGGACAGTTTTGCAGTCAGGCATTTTGTGGAGGAAGGTCACAATCTTGTGCTGTCACAGTCTTACTCCAAAAACATGGGCTTGTATG GTGAACGTGTGGGGGCGCTGACATTTGTGTGCAGCACTCCAGACGAGGCCAAGCGAGTGGAGTCCCAGGTGAAGATTGTGATCCGCCCCATGTACTCCAACCCTCCTATCAACGGTGCCAGGCTAGCAGCCACCATCCTCACCAACGCGGAATTACGCCAACAATG GCTGGTGGAAGTGAAGGAGATGGCAGACCGCATCATCACTATGCGGGAACAGCTGGTGGCAAACCTGAGGAAGGAGGGCTCCACCCACAACTGGCAACACATCACTGACCAGATTGGCATGTTCTGTTTCACTGGactcaaacaacaacaa GTGGAAAAGCTGACAAAAGACTTCTCTGTCTTCCTGACTAAAGATGGCCGAATCTCTATTGCTGGTGTGTCCTCCAAGAATGTAGCTTATCTTGGACATGCTATCCATGAGGTGACTAAGTGA